The proteins below come from a single Prolixibacter sp. NT017 genomic window:
- a CDS encoding secondary thiamine-phosphate synthase enzyme YjbQ — translation MMKQFEITLSPYRRGYHLITSEIQRQLSELPKVGLVHLLIKHTSAALSLNENADLSVRDDFESFMNKLVPENDPVFTHVLEGSDDMPAHLKSSLLGANLTIPVTNGRLNLGTWQGIYLCEFRNRGGSRKIVVTIMGE, via the coding sequence ATGATGAAGCAATTCGAAATTACTCTTTCGCCATACCGGCGAGGTTACCACTTAATCACCAGTGAAATTCAGCGGCAGCTTTCCGAGTTGCCTAAAGTTGGACTGGTTCATTTGCTTATTAAACATACATCGGCGGCGCTTTCGCTGAATGAAAATGCCGATCTATCGGTACGCGATGATTTCGAATCGTTCATGAACAAACTGGTTCCGGAAAATGATCCGGTTTTTACGCACGTACTCGAAGGTTCTGATGACATGCCGGCTCACCTGAAGTCATCTCTTCTCGGTGCAAATCTCACGATTCCGGTGACAAATGGTCGACTGAACTTGGGAACCTGGCAGGGAATTTACCTCTGCGAATTCCGGAATCGTGGCGGTTCACGGAAGATTGTGGTGACGATCATGGGGGAATAA
- a CDS encoding CAP domain-containing protein, whose translation MKRKKQKNYWVAGRIMAVLFWVALGWSCSPDETLVPLPDQSGSGSVQDSTSTTTSDTTSTSTSTPPDTTSTTPSGNVTFKDAMLAEINFARTKPADYANQRLKSEYNSGTDNGAYNDLTSRSAVNALTLNNLLTTSATKYAKYMADNNVFGHTENGTPQSRAEAEGYTGSVGENIAAGSYPSYNAESDPNGAAIAFVKLLIIDTGISGVGHRKNILDSSYKVVGIGFYRNTASKYDNYLVQDFGTK comes from the coding sequence ATGAAACGGAAAAAACAGAAGAATTATTGGGTCGCCGGCCGGATAATGGCCGTATTATTTTGGGTAGCGCTGGGATGGAGTTGTTCGCCGGACGAAACGTTGGTTCCGTTACCGGATCAATCAGGTAGCGGGAGCGTTCAGGATTCAACGTCTACTACAACTTCAGACACCACGTCAACGTCAACGTCGACACCACCGGACACGACATCGACCACGCCTTCCGGGAATGTAACATTCAAAGATGCGATGCTGGCCGAAATCAATTTTGCCCGGACGAAGCCGGCAGATTATGCCAATCAGCGGTTGAAAAGTGAGTATAATTCAGGTACAGACAATGGAGCGTACAATGATTTAACCAGCCGCTCTGCTGTAAATGCCTTAACTTTGAATAACCTGTTGACTACTTCAGCAACGAAATATGCGAAATACATGGCCGACAACAATGTTTTCGGCCACACCGAAAACGGGACACCGCAATCGAGGGCAGAGGCCGAAGGTTATACTGGTTCAGTGGGAGAAAATATTGCGGCTGGTTCATATCCGTCGTATAATGCAGAATCCGATCCGAATGGAGCGGCCATTGCATTTGTCAAGCTGCTGATTATCGACACAGGCATATCAGGTGTCGGTCACCGAAAAAATATTCTAGATAGTTCGTATAAAGTGGTTGGCATCGGTTTCTACCGAAATACAGCGAGCAAATATGACAACTATCTGGTTCAGGATTTCGGCACCAAATAA
- a CDS encoding arsenate reductase ArsC has protein sequence MAKVLILTTENAARSQMLEGWLRYYTRNNVVIRSAGLRPCNMDAFAVKAMIEAVVDIREAKSNTLGELDETHFDQIITLTPLATSEAMSKYPSATVEEAIFDDPKQATDEEKERLKIYRRSVDEIDDYAFNYAVRKLGLEF, from the coding sequence ATGGCGAAAGTTTTGATATTGACCACTGAAAACGCTGCCCGTTCGCAAATGCTGGAGGGATGGCTGCGCTATTATACGCGAAATAATGTGGTGATTCGAAGCGCCGGTTTGAGGCCCTGCAACATGGATGCGTTTGCCGTGAAGGCGATGATTGAAGCGGTGGTGGACATCCGGGAAGCCAAAAGTAATACACTGGGAGAGTTGGACGAGACACATTTCGACCAAATCATAACGCTTACCCCCTTGGCGACCAGTGAAGCGATGAGTAAATACCCGTCGGCAACAGTGGAGGAAGCCATTTTTGACGATCCGAAACAGGCGACGGATGAGGAGAAAGAGCGATTGAAAATATATCGCCGGAGTGTAGATGAGATAGATGATTATGCCTTTAACTATGCTGTTCGCAAGTTGGGGTTGGAATTTTAA
- a CDS encoding anaerobic sulfatase maturase — protein MSVRYKPLNSVLVKPAGPDCNLDCSYCFYLEKGELFPDTKVHRMSPEIQEEMIRQVMQQSGQNVSIAWQGGEPALMGLDFYKRAIELEQKFGYGKVIGNGFQTNGTLLNRDWAKFFKEYDWLIGLSLDGSQHIHDRFRKDKGEQPTWEKVENVAKMLLEEGVAVNAMCCVTDYSADYAAELYNYFKRLGLNYMQFIPIVEPDKDDPTQAASFSVTAEKYGKFLVELFDLWLADFENGQPTTSIRHFETVFHTYVGMEVPECAFMRECGVYTVIEHNGNVYSCDFFVDPKYRLGNIRHDKIVNMLNSKKQQAFGRAKSAVPVKCRQCRWYTKCYGGCTKDRIKDPRDHRKPRFCEAYMMFFEHADGVLSRMAAEWKKQQADYQEYQQTGGTYNAFKDFMKK, from the coding sequence GTGAGTGTACGTTACAAACCATTGAACTCGGTACTGGTAAAACCTGCCGGCCCCGACTGTAATCTCGATTGCAGTTATTGCTTTTACCTGGAAAAGGGCGAGCTGTTTCCGGATACGAAAGTACACCGGATGTCGCCGGAAATCCAGGAAGAAATGATTCGGCAGGTGATGCAGCAATCGGGACAGAACGTTTCCATCGCCTGGCAGGGCGGGGAACCGGCTTTGATGGGACTGGATTTCTACAAGCGGGCGATTGAGCTGGAGCAGAAATTTGGGTACGGAAAAGTTATCGGCAACGGCTTCCAAACTAACGGAACGTTGCTGAATCGCGATTGGGCCAAATTCTTCAAGGAATACGACTGGCTCATCGGTTTGTCACTGGATGGTTCGCAACATATTCACGACCGTTTTCGTAAGGATAAAGGTGAGCAGCCTACCTGGGAAAAGGTGGAGAATGTGGCGAAGATGTTGTTGGAAGAAGGTGTGGCTGTAAATGCCATGTGTTGTGTGACCGATTATTCGGCCGATTATGCAGCGGAGCTTTACAATTATTTTAAGCGTCTTGGCTTAAATTACATGCAGTTCATTCCCATTGTGGAACCGGACAAGGATGATCCCACCCAAGCCGCATCCTTTTCGGTAACAGCGGAGAAATATGGAAAGTTCCTGGTTGAGCTTTTCGATTTATGGCTGGCCGATTTCGAAAACGGACAACCCACCACGTCCATTCGTCACTTCGAAACGGTTTTCCACACCTACGTGGGAATGGAAGTCCCCGAGTGTGCATTTATGCGCGAATGTGGCGTTTATACGGTGATTGAGCACAACGGCAACGTTTATTCCTGTGACTTTTTTGTCGATCCGAAATACCGTTTGGGAAATATTCGACATGACAAAATTGTTAATATGTTGAATTCCAAAAAACAACAGGCTTTTGGTCGGGCGAAGAGTGCAGTTCCTGTTAAATGTCGTCAATGCCGTTGGTATACGAAGTGTTACGGTGGTTGCACGAAGGACCGGATTAAGGACCCGCGCGATCATCGGAAGCCTCGTTTCTGTGAAGCATACATGATGTTTTTCGAACATGCCGATGGAGTGCTGTCCCGGATGGCTGCCGAATGGAAAAAACAGCAGGCAGATTACCAGGAGTATCAGCAAACCGGCGGGACGTATAATGCATTTAAGGATTTTATGAAGAAATAA
- a CDS encoding TonB-dependent receptor, with protein MRKCFVVFSMLICLLAIPLTGKSQTLTAHVKGQVTDEKGAPLELVNISLKGLAVGTSTDENGRFILQVPARKEETLFISRVGYQSVEMKIFLTPGEEKTITPLLKLLPGKINEVTVSEARREKNGMTTLNPKLTTHIPEVAGGGVEALLKTMPGVYSNNELSSRYSVRGGNFDENLVYINGIEVYRPFLVRSGQQEGLSIINPDMVSSIEFSSGGFDASYGDKMSSVLDIHYRKPQQTAASAEVSLLGASAHVEGTALKNRFTHITGIRYKTNRYLLGTLDQKGDYSPNFLDFQTYLTYQFSPKLTLGFLGNVASNVYQFIPTTRKTQYGTWSQVYQLKIYFDGQEKDRYETKLGALNLDFHPIDKLHLKLTASAFHSVEAERYDIQGQYLLNEVDISPGSATYADSTMNIGIGSYLNHARNNLDARVMNVEHRGELQEGSHKIGWGLQFRHETFDEKINEWQMRDSAGYSLPRNDQAVELYQSVNAKNNISSNRFSGFIQDTWNIPLADGNLNLNGGIRAQYWDFNEQTIVSPRVSATWYPNWQKNYVFRLAWGKYQQMPFFKELQTIDGQINRNVKAQDATHYVAGVDHQFRLWERPFKLSSEVYYKSLQNLIPYQIDNIRIRYLSGEVAKGYAYGLDMKLNGEFVSGIQSWASLSLMKTEEDISGDQYTITDANGNTQIVYPGYIPRPTDQRVNFSLFFQDYFPGYPSIKMYLTLHYGSKLPFGPPNNERWMDTFRMPPYRRVDIGFTKTLFSGENRNIKNRLGMKAASISLEVFNLMDINNTISYFWVTDVYNQMHAVPNYLTGRRINLKLSARF; from the coding sequence ATGAGAAAATGTTTCGTCGTTTTTTCGATGCTCATCTGCTTGCTGGCTATTCCTTTAACAGGAAAAAGTCAGACATTGACGGCTCATGTCAAAGGACAGGTGACCGACGAAAAAGGAGCGCCGCTCGAATTAGTGAACATTTCCCTCAAAGGCTTAGCAGTTGGAACCAGCACCGACGAAAACGGCCGGTTTATCTTGCAGGTTCCGGCACGAAAAGAGGAAACGCTTTTTATCTCCCGGGTGGGTTATCAATCAGTCGAGATGAAAATTTTCCTCACTCCCGGCGAAGAAAAAACGATTACGCCGTTATTGAAGCTACTTCCCGGAAAGATTAATGAAGTAACGGTTTCGGAAGCCCGCCGTGAAAAAAACGGAATGACAACGTTGAATCCGAAGTTGACGACTCATATACCAGAAGTCGCGGGAGGTGGCGTGGAAGCGTTACTGAAAACCATGCCCGGTGTTTATTCCAACAACGAACTTAGTTCCCGTTACTCGGTTCGCGGCGGAAACTTCGATGAAAACCTGGTGTACATTAACGGAATTGAAGTGTACCGACCTTTCCTCGTTCGCTCCGGACAACAGGAAGGTTTGAGCATCATCAATCCCGACATGGTTTCGTCCATCGAGTTTTCTTCCGGCGGTTTCGACGCTTCGTATGGCGACAAGATGTCTTCGGTACTCGATATTCATTACCGGAAACCTCAACAAACTGCCGCTTCTGCGGAAGTGAGTTTACTGGGAGCTTCGGCTCATGTGGAAGGAACAGCATTGAAAAACCGGTTCACCCACATCACGGGAATCCGATACAAAACCAATCGTTACCTGTTGGGAACATTGGACCAGAAGGGAGATTATTCTCCCAACTTCCTTGATTTCCAAACTTACCTCACCTATCAGTTTTCACCTAAACTCACGCTGGGTTTCCTGGGAAATGTTGCGTCGAATGTCTATCAATTTATCCCAACAACCAGGAAAACACAATACGGAACCTGGAGCCAGGTGTACCAACTGAAGATTTACTTCGACGGACAGGAAAAGGACCGATACGAAACCAAACTCGGTGCGTTGAATCTCGATTTTCATCCTATAGACAAGCTTCATTTAAAGTTGACTGCTTCCGCTTTTCATTCGGTGGAAGCAGAGCGATATGACATCCAGGGGCAATACCTATTGAACGAAGTGGATATTTCTCCCGGCTCGGCTACTTACGCCGACAGCACGATGAACATTGGCATTGGCTCCTATCTCAACCATGCCCGCAACAATCTCGATGCCCGCGTGATGAATGTCGAACATCGTGGAGAACTGCAGGAAGGCAGTCACAAAATTGGTTGGGGATTGCAATTCCGTCACGAAACGTTTGACGAAAAAATCAACGAATGGCAAATGCGCGATTCGGCCGGTTATTCGCTACCGCGAAACGACCAGGCGGTGGAACTCTACCAGTCCGTGAATGCGAAAAACAACATCAGCAGCAATCGCTTTTCCGGATTCATTCAGGATACCTGGAATATTCCGTTGGCCGACGGCAATCTCAACCTGAACGGCGGAATCCGAGCCCAGTACTGGGATTTCAACGAACAGACCATTGTAAGCCCTCGTGTTTCGGCTACGTGGTACCCGAACTGGCAAAAGAATTACGTCTTCCGGTTGGCCTGGGGGAAATACCAGCAGATGCCGTTTTTCAAAGAACTACAAACCATCGATGGACAAATTAACCGGAATGTAAAAGCACAGGATGCGACCCATTATGTGGCCGGCGTCGATCACCAGTTTCGTCTATGGGAACGTCCATTCAAACTCTCATCCGAAGTCTATTACAAATCGCTCCAAAATCTGATTCCCTACCAGATTGACAACATCCGTATCCGCTACCTTTCGGGAGAAGTCGCCAAAGGTTACGCTTACGGCCTCGACATGAAACTGAACGGCGAGTTTGTGAGCGGTATTCAGTCGTGGGCCAGCCTTTCGCTCATGAAAACAGAAGAAGACATTAGCGGCGACCAGTACACGATTACCGATGCGAACGGAAATACGCAAATTGTTTATCCGGGTTATATTCCGCGCCCAACGGACCAGCGCGTGAATTTCAGCCTCTTTTTTCAGGATTATTTCCCAGGATATCCGTCCATTAAGATGTACCTGACGCTGCATTACGGTTCAAAATTGCCTTTCGGTCCACCAAACAATGAACGTTGGATGGACACCTTCCGGATGCCGCCTTACCGCCGCGTGGATATCGGCTTCACCAAAACATTGTTTTCCGGTGAGAACCGCAATATAAAAAACCGATTGGGAATGAAAGCTGCTTCCATTTCGCTGGAGGTTTTCAACCTGATGGATATCAACAACACCATTTCTTATTTCTGGGTAACCGACGTCTACAATCAAATGCACGCTGTCCCCAATTACCTAACGGGAAGAAGAATCAATCTGAAACTTTCGGCCCGATTTTAA
- a CDS encoding BatA and WFA domain-containing protein, protein MTFLYPTYFWALFLILIPIIIHIFKFRRYTTVYFSNVRALSQLKKEKKQQKHLKELLILASRILAIAFLVTAFAHPFIPPKNASTDTNLNKAGIYIDNSFSMLAGSEGNNLLEQAKQGALNLANAYPADTKFALVTNDLSLQNQRLLDRSMLLDRISAVQATPARPPLSQIMRVLSQRLKDEKNASPNSVYLLSDFQKNISDIGRIKADTSMSLNIDLLKAQQSNNLLVDSVWFAVPGRIKGTAETLYARVRNNGDQELTDVPMRYIENDSLRAVTSFDLKPDQEKTVSLKFTARSAGIKNARVELTDYPVTYDNTLYIGFRVTGRINALVIHGNDESAKYLSALLKTDSLVHYQEVGWQQVRTGDFSKQQIIFLTQLPELSSGLTASLTQFIRQGGTVVFFPARNGDLESYNHFINEMQGNPFSANADTTSMRIAKLDVTNPLFQNVFSGPNPDGDLPEVKIHLPSQTAQSSALPILSLANGNLLLSESQPGKGKFFLFTLPSSQENRAFFTNALFVPLIYKMVLNSVQGSPLYYTIGQDKVIDLPFPGNGNVQSGMKLKGVGNSFDWLPTVQPLPGNRFQMKTDAVTQGGNYELTSGNGALPLAFNYDRKESAPDCYNADQLSEQLQQTGFQKVHFMTASKTELSAHFDVVHNGRQLWRLFMVLAIMALLAEVLIIRFWK, encoded by the coding sequence ATGACCTTTTTATATCCGACATATTTCTGGGCACTGTTCCTGATTCTCATTCCCATCATTATTCACATTTTCAAGTTTCGGCGATACACCACGGTGTATTTCAGCAACGTCAGAGCGCTGAGCCAGCTGAAAAAGGAGAAGAAACAGCAAAAGCATCTGAAGGAATTGTTGATACTCGCCAGTCGGATATTGGCAATCGCATTTCTGGTTACCGCTTTCGCTCACCCTTTTATTCCTCCAAAGAATGCCTCAACGGATACCAATTTGAATAAAGCAGGCATTTACATCGACAATTCCTTCAGTATGCTGGCCGGCTCCGAGGGAAACAACCTCCTGGAACAGGCCAAACAGGGAGCGTTGAACCTGGCTAATGCTTATCCGGCTGATACCAAGTTTGCATTGGTCACGAACGATTTGTCACTCCAAAATCAACGTTTGCTCGACCGCAGCATGTTGTTGGACCGCATCAGTGCCGTTCAGGCCACACCGGCCCGTCCGCCACTGTCGCAAATCATGCGGGTGCTTTCCCAACGGCTGAAAGATGAGAAGAATGCCAGCCCGAATTCCGTTTACCTGTTGAGCGATTTTCAGAAAAACATTTCGGATATCGGGCGGATAAAGGCGGACACTTCGATGAGCCTGAATATTGATTTGTTAAAGGCGCAGCAATCCAACAATCTTCTCGTTGATTCAGTCTGGTTTGCCGTACCCGGAAGAATTAAAGGAACAGCCGAAACACTTTATGCCCGGGTCAGAAATAACGGAGACCAGGAGTTGACAGACGTTCCCATGCGTTACATCGAAAACGACTCGTTGCGTGCTGTCACCAGTTTTGACCTGAAACCCGACCAGGAAAAAACCGTTTCTCTGAAATTTACTGCCCGAAGTGCGGGAATTAAAAATGCCCGGGTGGAATTGACCGATTATCCGGTTACCTATGACAACACACTTTATATCGGCTTCCGGGTAACTGGGCGAATTAACGCACTGGTGATTCACGGAAACGATGAAAGCGCAAAATATCTTTCGGCATTGCTAAAAACCGATAGTCTGGTGCACTACCAGGAAGTTGGCTGGCAGCAGGTCCGAACCGGCGACTTCAGTAAGCAACAGATTATTTTTCTCACCCAACTTCCGGAACTTTCTTCCGGGTTGACAGCAAGTCTGACGCAATTTATTCGCCAAGGCGGAACCGTCGTTTTCTTCCCGGCGAGAAATGGTGATTTAGAGTCGTACAACCACTTCATCAACGAAATGCAGGGAAATCCTTTTTCGGCAAATGCCGACACAACCTCCATGCGCATCGCGAAGCTTGATGTCACGAATCCACTTTTCCAGAATGTTTTCAGTGGTCCCAATCCGGATGGCGATTTGCCGGAAGTGAAAATTCATTTGCCAAGTCAAACAGCTCAATCCAGCGCATTGCCTATTCTTTCGCTGGCCAATGGAAATCTGCTTTTGAGCGAAAGTCAGCCCGGGAAAGGAAAATTCTTCCTGTTCACACTGCCGTCATCGCAGGAAAACCGTGCATTCTTCACCAACGCGTTGTTTGTTCCGCTGATATACAAAATGGTGCTGAACAGTGTGCAAGGTTCGCCGCTGTATTACACCATCGGACAAGATAAAGTGATTGACCTTCCCTTCCCGGGAAACGGAAATGTACAGAGCGGAATGAAACTGAAAGGAGTTGGCAACTCGTTTGATTGGCTGCCCACCGTACAGCCTCTTCCGGGAAACCGATTTCAAATGAAAACCGATGCCGTTACCCAAGGCGGAAACTACGAATTGACGTCCGGAAACGGAGCCTTGCCGCTGGCTTTTAATTACGATCGGAAAGAATCAGCCCCGGATTGTTACAACGCCGACCAACTCTCAGAGCAACTCCAACAAACTGGCTTCCAAAAGGTCCATTTTATGACCGCATCAAAGACTGAACTTTCTGCTCATTTCGATGTCGTACATAATGGGAGACAACTTTGGAGGTTATTCATGGTACTCGCCATCATGGCCCTTCTGGCTGAAGTTTTAATTATCCGTTTTTGGAAATAA
- the rocD gene encoding ornithine--oxo-acid transaminase, whose product MNMTTKDYIAREDKYGAHNYHPLPVVLERGEGIFVWDVEGKKYYDFLAAYSAVNQGHSHPKIVKALTDQANKLALTSRAFYNNVLGEWEEYITKLFGYDKMLPMNSGAEADETALKLIRKWAYKVKGVPQNEARIICCDGNFHGRTISIISMSTDPDAYGDYGPYTPGFVKVPYNDLEALEAELKNPNTAGFLVEPIQAEAGVYVPEDGYLKKAKALCEKHNVLFVADEVQTGLGRTGKMLACDHEDVRPDILVLGKAISGGLMPVSCVLADDEVMLTIKPGEHGSTYGGNPIAAKVAIAALEVLQEENLVDNSEKIGAYFRKEMKAIDSPLIQEVRGKGLLNAIQIKPTNGKTAWDVCLAMKEHGLIAKPTHEHTIRFTPPLTITEEQMAEAIALIKKAFAEFE is encoded by the coding sequence ATGAATATGACAACAAAGGACTACATTGCCCGTGAAGATAAATACGGAGCACATAACTATCACCCGCTTCCCGTTGTACTGGAACGTGGCGAAGGAATTTTTGTATGGGATGTGGAAGGCAAGAAATATTATGACTTCCTGGCTGCATACTCGGCGGTAAACCAAGGACACTCGCACCCTAAAATTGTAAAAGCACTGACCGATCAGGCCAATAAACTGGCGCTGACCTCACGAGCGTTTTATAACAACGTACTCGGTGAGTGGGAAGAGTACATCACCAAGCTGTTTGGCTACGATAAAATGCTGCCGATGAACTCGGGCGCCGAAGCCGACGAAACAGCGCTGAAGCTGATTCGCAAATGGGCTTATAAAGTAAAAGGCGTTCCGCAGAATGAAGCCCGCATTATTTGCTGCGACGGCAACTTCCACGGACGTACCATCTCCATCATTTCGATGTCGACTGACCCGGATGCATATGGCGACTACGGACCTTATACGCCTGGTTTTGTAAAAGTTCCGTATAACGATTTGGAAGCACTCGAAGCAGAGCTGAAGAATCCGAATACGGCAGGTTTCCTCGTAGAGCCGATTCAGGCGGAAGCCGGTGTTTACGTTCCGGAAGATGGTTACCTGAAAAAAGCCAAAGCATTGTGTGAAAAACACAACGTTCTTTTCGTTGCCGACGAAGTGCAAACCGGACTGGGCCGTACAGGCAAAATGCTGGCCTGTGACCACGAAGATGTTCGTCCGGACATTCTGGTACTCGGAAAAGCCATTTCAGGCGGTTTAATGCCCGTTTCCTGCGTGTTGGCAGATGATGAAGTAATGCTGACCATCAAACCGGGAGAACATGGTTCTACGTACGGTGGAAACCCAATTGCCGCAAAAGTTGCGATTGCCGCCCTGGAAGTACTGCAGGAAGAGAACCTGGTGGATAACTCCGAAAAGATTGGCGCTTATTTCCGCAAGGAGATGAAAGCCATCGACTCACCGCTGATTCAGGAAGTACGTGGAAAAGGTTTGCTGAACGCTATTCAGATTAAACCAACCAATGGTAAAACGGCCTGGGATGTTTGTCTCGCCATGAAAGAGCACGGCCTCATTGCGAAACCCACGCATGAGCACACCATCCGTTTCACTCCGCCGCTGACCATCACCGAGGAGCAAATGGCTGAAGCCATCGCTCTGATCAAGAAAGCATTCGCTGAGTTCGAATAA